The Asterias rubens chromosome 16, eAstRub1.3, whole genome shotgun sequence region tgagaaagaggtagtttctcactaaaataataaaagacttctggctagaagacttttattcctatctgaaagcacactaatttgtacaacaagagtgttttttctttcatcagttTCCTCAATAACCAATTGACTGGCTATATGTTTgaatacaacaagtgagaagagtggtctttgacaattaccaatagtgtccagtgtctttaagacagatGTGAAGTCCTGCTACTTAGGTTTCTTCTTCTTGAGATGGCTGATAATATTCGCCTTCTGTGTTGGACTGTAACTCAGCATTGATAACATGACACTCAGATTGATATCTGACTGCTTGTCTGTTAGGTAATAGTACACAGCGCTCTTCAAGATCTCCACCTGCAAGAAATATCAACATCAATAATTGATATCATCAATAATTGATATCATCATTACACAGCACTCTTCAATATCTCTTCCTAAATGTCAATATTTATAATTGATACCATCGACACCTGCACCAATATCAATGCCAACGTAAGTAATTTATcgattgtacacatttttgcttTCAACATAATGATTATATAAACATCAATACCGCTTGTCTATCATTATCAAATTATTTTCATCTCCTGCATGTTGCCAATGTCGATATCATAATCATTATCACATGCACCAATATTTGGATCAGCACGAAAagtaaacaataacaacaaatacaTCATTCTcttcacaacaacaacaatcaggAAGGTTGACCAATTATTGAAAACCCATATTATTTCCATGGTCATCAACTACattaaaactaaaaatgttTACCAAGCAAATCTCTCCCACATAAttccataaggttgggaccacatAAAATTCCATAAGGTTGGGACTACAATGGTCCTAAAAGTTAGAATACGCGCAGGGCTTGCAGAGTCTATAGCCtgcaagctcggtggtctaatGAACATATTCAATAACTCTAttgaatggcaaaggtcgttggttcgaatcccaccaaagtaCAAGTAGTATGCCTTAAAACACAGCAGTGAATGGATTAAATCAAAAATCTTATTGAATAACCTAAAAGATTatcttattttggttttacacatatacacctatgtgtgttaattagcactgtatactcaatattTCCCGATCTCATGGTCTATACTATGGTCTTTATGATAACTGCCTTGAGCTTGAATGGATCGATATAATGTAACATTTGATCAGAGGAGATTTGTGTCATTGTTTAGGACACGTCCAGATGGTCTTTTGTTTGTGGTATGTAGCCACAGGCATttctcaaatttgtttaaagggaatgcatcgtttggtaatcactctttaaatgaattacaaacaaaacattttaatctgTGAAAAACAGTTCATGCATAAGTCGTTTCTCAAATTTCAGAGGGTTTCTGTGGTGTTGAACTTGAATGCTGCAGCCTTTAAACAATGCTTTACCATCATCGCTTTGTCCCTCAGATGTGACATTAAGCCGTAGGCCTCGTGTACAAGGATTTGTAGTGCATGTAATACAACCCACAAAGGCGGAAGATAGGAGTTAAcatttctggttcacatagcaagcaccatTGTTTACAAGTTTTCCCGGGGTTGAGAGCTACAGTGATGAGGTTCGCAACTTATTAGACATATTCATAACCATAAATGAATTACGAAAATCTACTCAAAGGTGGTAGAATACAGTAGCAAGACAGGTTCTCAGAAGAACAAGTCTACACTGTAAGATAGATAGtacacaccagggcccaatttcataaagctgctaagcacaaaaatttgcttagcatgaaatttcttccttgataaaaacatgattaccaaccaaatttccatgtaatTATCAGGATaaccaaacaacagctgaataccagtaacgagcaatatgcaacaaatagaaatttggtttgtaactctgtttttattacggaagaaatttcatgctaagcaaattttcgtgcttagcagctctatgaaattgggccctggtgttacAGTGAActaaatatacattgatacctcaccatgcaatgtatCAAATCCCATAATATCTCATCTTATGATGAATCTGaatgttttgtgaaaatgaTCCCGGGTCCTGTATTCACCCATTCCCCcatttgtggcgtgtcatggctgagcggttaagagcaccggattcaagctctggtgtttgatcagcagagtgtgggtccgagTCCCGGTCATTGCTACGTAaaatttgggaggtagtgctttcctaccagccaggcttctgatggatgatatccaagcctacatctgtattgACTGTAAAAGGGGTTACCCTATTTCAGTCCTAGGAGTAGGTGTCAACGACCTATAgatgtagcccacaccttgaagtgaccttcaggccttgtgtgtctggcaacttgcataaaataaaaataaaaattacctgAGCAGCAGAGTCTGTATCCAGCAGCGGACTCTTGTGGTAGACATCCTCACGGAACGTCTGTCTGAGTTTCTCCAATTCTTGTTCTTTCTTCTCAAGACTCTTAACCAGATGGCGAGTTGGAGCATCTTTAGTCGGAGCAGTAGCAATGGCTGAACACATCAGATCTTCCTCTTGGTCGATCAGCTGGGCTTCACGCCCCTGAAATGGGTCCAAGGAAAATAATTCATAGATGAAAATTTGCAGAGAAGATAAAGAacattagttttggttttacccatatacacagaTGTATGTCAGCAcagtatacttagtactttccaaagctctgtgtaattctagagcagtgtcataccaacaagaccaccgagattgtccggtagctagaggcagtttaaatcctaatttaaagggggggggggtggggatggGTGACCTTTTGCTGCCATTTATTTGTGAATTTTTCGATCTCATGGGGTGGGGATTGGGCAAAAAAGGAGTCCCCCCTAAAAACTGAGGGACTGTAAACCTTGCACTGTATAAACAGTTTCAGACtgaaaatgtaggcctacagtaattGCTGTATACGTTTattcccctaaaaaaaaaatactttcaacAGAAAACATAGACGGCGCCAAtgatcaaattgtttttgtctAAATGTGTTTGTTGGCATTTTTACATCGTGGGGAAAGAGCAGCTGCCTGTAGATCAATGTCACTGCCTTTGGCTGTTCAATATGTGGCATGGTGtatctttgttttaaaggcactggacactattggtaattactcaaaataattgcataaaaatacacttggtaacaagcaattgatgatacccaagcctacattcgtatggactgtgaaaggggtaacactgtttcagccctaggagtaggtggcaacggcctctgaaaaaaataattgtagcccacaccttgaagtggctttaggccttgtgtgtcgggcgacttgcataaaaaacaaaccaaaaaacatagagctgttgatagtataagacattctgataaacggctgcctctgaagtaagaggtcatttctaactcaaatagtaaaagacttataaggcctgaagccttttattatgcatcttaaAAGCACACGAAGTTGAGCAACAaaggttgtttttctctttcattattctcatgcaactttcatgaccaattgagtcagtCACTGCTCTAATTGGttctcctgaaaaaaaaacctggagtgtgttttggcgacccctaaccaaagcccaaccaacTCAAAAagtcggttaccggttggtTTGAGCAACATCGTCACCGCGCTCAACCGAacacgcgaaaacgctcaaccgatgaccaatgttactggttggggtcgccaaaacacacTCCTGTGGttggagtttataactgaaatgAAAGTAAGATTGAACGGAATTTCGTCCCCACCTTCTGATACATATCCAGGTATCTCTGTTGATGAACCGCTTCTTTATCCTCTAATTCTTTCTTCATGTCTTCGATTTGTTGCTTGAGAGAGGCCGAAGTGCGTTCCTCGCTTTCAAGCAATTCTTGTCGCTCATTTATTGTGCGTTCTCTCTGCACAATATCCTGCTCCAATGACTgttaaatatacaaaaatatatgaaaacaaatttaatatatcaaataatataccacaagggaaactgactgggtacatttttaaatgattttgggttgaacaaagaaaaattgactagagcgggatttgaaccaacgacctccggtttaacgtgccggcgctctaccaactgagctatctagccctatgttggtggtctcccaattttaaTGGTATAATTGAAAAGATAAAAGAGATTAAATGGAGATGGGCAGGCCGCAGCCCCATAGGTCAAGGGTCCAAGACAacaggcctaatttcataaagcagttaagcagaaaatactgttcaAACTTCTCTGCTACGCACAAAATGAGtgaggcaccagtcacaacaacgtAAACTCAATGGAATGTTatctggtaacctgtttttgctgagcaaattttcctgtgcttagcaggttatTTTGCTTAagagcttaatgaaattgggccctggcgtAAAAACTAAAGCCTcgatgatgatgaagaagaaCGATATGGTACCGTACTCACCTTAATTTGATCGAGAAGAAGCTcaatttcttcatttttctGGTTCCGTAACTTTTCCAAATCTCTCTCCTTCTCTTCCTCAAAGTGCTGAATCCGCTCAGTCTGCTCTTGTATAACCTTTTGCAATTTCAAAATATGAGAGTTCGATTCACGTAACTGTCTGTCTTTCTGTTGAAGGGGCGTCAGGTACTTGTCAGCTGATAAGGGGGGCTGTGGGCATTGGTGAGGCGCTGGATAAGGTTGTGTTGAGTCGGAGTGATTCGCTTGCTGGGTCTTCAAGCGATTTGTCGATGGTGGTGGGGTCTTCTTCGCAGGGCCAGATAAACCAAAGAGATGATGCGACTCAGCAAACCCTTGCCTTGCTGCGGCGGAGCCCTGAGCAGTGGAAGCTGCAGAAGCCTTGTTGCTGATCAACTGTTCTTTACTTTTGAAATCACTGATTGGAGTCGCACCTTTGCTGGAGGCCACCTCTGTCAAATCCCTTTCCGAGTTTTCATCGCTGCTTGCTGTGCTTTGACTGAGAGATCTTCTGATCTTCGTCGTTTTACCCTGAGCAGGTTCAGGCTTATGGTTGTTGGCAACTACCTCTAGATTGACCTGGCGTTTAAatccaaatttctgtgctagggGTAGGGCTGGGTCAGACCTGGTGCGATTTCGCAGCTGTGAAGATTTGGTCTCCTGTGGTTTGCTTGCGTGGTTTGTGATTTGCTTGGTCTTGGCCTGTCCGCCGTCAGCCTTGACTGATTGTGTTAAATCATCTTGTTTTGCAACATCCAATGGATCGTCTCTGTTATGATTTTCATCCATATCTGGGATTGAGAAAGGAGcatcataaatttgttttgctctCTATAAAGCTACAATAAATGGAGtcgtttttaacaatgtttcctaacatcaatctctccccagtGCTCTTTATCACATAAGTTAATTTGTTGAGCAATTAGCAAAGGTTGCCCTCCCTTTAATTGTTTATGCAAACACCTGATATGTTTCTATGTAAATAAATTGTAGATACCTGCGCCTTATCTAAAATATATTATGCACAGCTACCAACACACGCGATCCATGCACAGTTTATAACCTCTCCAAAACCTATTAACTATATTGTTACCAATATTTATGTATTCCTAGCGAATCTTTTATTTACTCTTTAGTCTGAAGAGGTATTATTGTAATCCATTGTTATGCTAAAAGAAATGACATCTGTTTATGCATCGACTACTGTAAAGTCAAAAAAATACAGATGGTGAACCTTGTCGCATAAAAGCTGTAAGTCAATGGTTGCACAATAATATAATGAGACGTTGTAACCGCGAACCTCTCTTAGTGCTAATGAGACTAATTGAGGCttgggtaaatttgttttatcgATTTGTTGATTgaccaattttttttatatatctctttttttttttggggggggggttgactttgaaataaaaaactatTTTAGATTATTAATTTAATGTACGAGTCATTTGCTGTCATCATTTGCAGTCATCCAATTTCTAGGATTATTTGGGACTTACAAATAAAGTGAGAAAGTGGAATaagcaaactgcttaccaaccaaacaTTTTACAAACACGATTTAGTTTGTGTAGGCCCCTAATGCCCTCAGATGCATGGTAATACAGCTTCCGTCAATCTATTTCGAAGTCTATAAAAACATAGATTTGTAAAATAAAGTTATTGAAGTCTAACACAGAGTTCGAGATTAATTTGC contains the following coding sequences:
- the LOC117300937 gene encoding leucine-rich repeat and coiled-coil domain-containing protein 1-like, whose protein sequence is MEDTKVSLPNGGGVLVESQENGNSSTKHQLERNPEDSEPAMDNQKLNTDMDENHNRDDPLDVAKQDDLTQSVKADGGQAKTKQITNHASKPQETKSSQLRNRTRSDPALPLAQKFGFKRQVNLEVVANNHKPEPAQGKTTKIRRSLSQSTASSDENSERDLTEVASSKGATPISDFKSKEQLISNKASAASTAQGSAAARQGFAESHHLFGLSGPAKKTPPPSTNRLKTQQANHSDSTQPYPAPHQCPQPPLSADKYLTPLQQKDRQLRESNSHILKLQKVIQEQTERIQHFEEEKERDLEKLRNQKNEEIELLLDQIKSLEQDIVQRERTINERQELLESEERTSASLKQQIEDMKKELEDKEAVHQQRYLDMYQKGREAQLIDQEEDLMCSAIATAPTKDAPTRHLVKSLEKKEQELEKLRQTFREDVYHKSPLLDTDSAAQVEILKSAVYYYLTDKQSDINLSVMLSMLSYSPTQKANIISHLKKKKPK